The following proteins are co-located in the Bacteroidales bacterium genome:
- a CDS encoding formimidoylglutamase — MENSFFLQPVDLPDDSSSLKTESLLATQITQHIAGKQFPDISSCQVAIIGVEESRYAVNNAAGSGGPDFVRQCLYNLHEGPFKLEIADLGNIRQGHTVEDTYAALTEVLVELLEKKITPIIIGGSQDLTYGCYKAYEKLKRIINIVAVDNQFDLGTEENSMTSESYLRKIIVQQPNYLFNYSNIGYQSYHVDQAAIKLMENMFFDVSRLGVVRSDLHEVEPFIRNTDLLTFDIGAIRAGDAPGHATAGPNGFFGDEACQIARYAGLSEKLTAIGFFEYNPKFDQRGFTANLIAQMIWYFLEGFYNRKNEDPAVNMDDFIKYYVPVNSTEEGIVFYRSKKTDRWWMEIGAKLNIKNEYRRHNLIPCSFKDYNTATENDIPDRWWKAYQKLM, encoded by the coding sequence TCGTTGCTGGCGACTCAGATTACACAACACATTGCCGGCAAACAATTTCCTGACATTTCATCTTGCCAGGTTGCCATCATCGGTGTTGAAGAAAGCCGCTATGCCGTTAATAATGCTGCCGGTTCCGGTGGACCTGATTTTGTCAGGCAATGCCTCTATAATTTGCATGAAGGGCCATTCAAACTTGAAATTGCCGACCTCGGAAATATCAGGCAGGGCCATACTGTTGAAGACACTTACGCGGCTCTTACGGAAGTACTCGTTGAACTGCTTGAAAAGAAAATAACGCCCATCATCATCGGCGGCAGCCAGGATCTGACTTACGGTTGCTATAAGGCTTATGAAAAACTCAAGCGCATCATTAACATTGTTGCGGTTGATAATCAATTTGACCTTGGAACCGAGGAGAATTCGATGACTTCTGAAAGTTACCTCCGGAAAATTATCGTTCAGCAACCCAACTATCTTTTCAACTACAGCAATATCGGGTATCAATCCTATCATGTTGATCAGGCAGCCATCAAATTAATGGAGAATATGTTTTTTGATGTGAGCCGCCTGGGGGTCGTGCGATCCGACCTGCATGAAGTAGAGCCGTTTATCCGCAATACCGATCTCCTTACTTTTGATATTGGAGCTATCCGTGCTGGTGATGCCCCTGGTCATGCTACCGCAGGCCCCAATGGGTTTTTTGGCGATGAAGCTTGCCAGATTGCCCGTTATGCAGGGCTTTCGGAAAAACTTACAGCCATTGGTTTTTTTGAGTACAATCCGAAATTCGATCAGCGGGGATTTACGGCAAATCTTATCGCTCAAATGATCTGGTATTTTCTTGAGGGTTTTTATAACCGTAAAAATGAAGATCCTGCTGTGAACATGGACGACTTCATCAAATATTACGTTCCGGTGAACTCAACCGAAGAAGGAATTGTGTTTTACCGCAGCAAAAAAACCGACCGCTGGTGGATGGAGATCGGTGCGAAACTCAATATCAAAAATGAATACCGCCGGCACAACCTTATACCATGTTCGTTCAAAGACTATAATACTGCTACCGAAAACGACATACCCGATCGCTGGTGGAAGGCATATCAGAAGCTGATGTGA
- the ruvC gene encoding crossover junction endodeoxyribonuclease RuvC, whose protein sequence is MEKDRVILGIDPGTNIMGYGIVRCKGKNLELISFGSKGFGRKDSHLLKLNSIFQTTLELIDQYLPDEMAIEAPFFGKNIQSMLKLGRAQGVAMAAALYRRVEVYEYSPRRIKQSITGNGNASKEQVAAILAGMLSVPIPENLDASDGLAAAVCHSYQNNPVSETNHKHSSWKAFIQDNPKRIL, encoded by the coding sequence TTGGAAAAAGATCGTGTTATACTAGGTATTGACCCGGGCACCAATATCATGGGTTATGGAATTGTCAGGTGCAAAGGTAAGAACCTGGAGCTTATTTCATTTGGATCGAAAGGATTTGGCAGGAAAGATTCGCATCTGCTGAAATTAAATTCAATTTTTCAAACTACGCTTGAGCTTATTGACCAGTATCTCCCGGATGAAATGGCCATTGAAGCGCCTTTCTTCGGGAAAAACATTCAGTCCATGCTTAAACTTGGCCGTGCACAGGGTGTAGCCATGGCGGCTGCTTTATATCGGCGTGTTGAAGTATATGAGTATTCTCCGCGCCGCATCAAACAATCCATCACAGGTAACGGCAATGCCTCAAAGGAACAGGTGGCGGCAATACTGGCCGGAATGTTATCGGTTCCAATTCCTGAAAACCTGGATGCCAGCGACGGACTGGCTGCAGCAGTTTGCCATTCGTATCAAAATAATCCAGTAAGCGAAACCAACCACAAACACAGTAGTTGGAAAGCCTTTATACAGGACAACCCGAAAAGGATTTTATAG